TCCGTGGGGAACTGAATATTTTTATGAAAAGACAGGTGCGGGGTGTGCAATGATCATATCCGCCGGACCCGATAAAATACTGCACACCACTGATGATATTTTTATGAACATCTCGCTACGACATTAACCTGATTGTTTTAATAAAATTTATCAACAAATTTTATTAAGATCATGGTAATGGTCGGTCAGGCTCGGATTTGGAGTGAATAACAACTGAAGATGATTTGGGGGGTCCGATTATCAACTGAACGGAGACGGCATGAGCACTGTGGATCAAAAGCATCAAATTATTTTAGCGCATGAAAAAAACTTTGCCGACTACCTGGCCCTCAGGGTGTTGGAAAAACCCAAATTGAGCGTCTGGATGATTCTGATTCCCATCATCTTTGTCCATTACTTCCATCGCATTCAAAAATTCAATAGCGGCCGGAGTGCCTTTGCCGAAAACTATATGATCCTTAGAGAGCGGGCTATGGATGAAGCGCTCGACGTAATTCAAACCGGGAGAACCCCGGATATCGACGGCCTGGCAATGCTGTCGACATTAACGGAAGCTGTTCACAGGCCCAATCTTAAGATGCTGGAACTTCTCGTATCACACTACACCGATTTAATGCGATCTGAAGGGGATACGATGGAATCATTGGTCCGATCCTTCTATAAAACCCGCACCAACTACCTGTTGTTCGTCAATCAATTGAACCAGACGGAAAGAGCGCTTAATGCGGTGTTAAAACCTCACCTGACGGAATCCGTGGAAAGGATCGACGAAATTATCAGCGCAATGGAGACCAACAGCGAAAAAATTCGCCGCTATCATGCTGAGACGGTTTTCCCCTGACTAAACAGTTGCCCGTTGCTGCAATCTTAGGGTTTATAATGGTTTGAGGAGTTACATTT
The window above is part of the Desulfobacterales bacterium genome. Proteins encoded here:
- a CDS encoding NF038143 family protein, which produces MSTVDQKHQIILAHEKNFADYLALRVLEKPKLSVWMILIPIIFVHYFHRIQKFNSGRSAFAENYMILRERAMDEALDVIQTGRTPDIDGLAMLSTLTEAVHRPNLKMLELLVSHYTDLMRSEGDTMESLVRSFYKTRTNYLLFVNQLNQTERALNAVLKPHLTESVERIDEIISAMETNSEKIRRYHAETVFP